The window GGCTCGCCGTCGGTCGCACAGCAGATCTTGGCGGGAACAGGCCCTCACCGGGGCCGTTTCCTTCCAAGATCTCAAGCGGGGCGGCCTCGGGTGGGCCACGGCCTGCTGGGCACCGATCGGTCGCCGGGTTCGCCGTCGGATCGCTGTGACCGGCCTCCGGTCGGCGGCGGATCGTCAGCCCAACGGATCGGGGTGGGCACGCTGCGGGCCGAACTCGGCGTCCGCGCGGCCACCGTCGCGCTCCCCCGTGCCGTACTGCGCGTCCAGGTACACCTGCCGGTCGCGTACGGCCCGCGCGGTGTGCGGCACCGGCGACGCCGTGACGACGACGCCCTGCACGGTGTGCGCGACCCAGTCGACCCTGGCCCGCCCGACCACCGGCTCCATCTGCTGGCGGAAGCGGTCCCGTTCCTGCTCGGGCACGAGGGCGGCGGTGCGGACCACCATCGCGGCCACCATGTCGTTGAGCTTCACCATCGCGGCCACCGTGGCGGGCAGGACGAGCACCGACCACCAGGTGACCAGCTCGGCGAGGGCGAGCAGCGCGGCGAGCGCGACGGCGCCCTCGAAGAAGAGGAAGCAGAGCACCCCGCCCGGGTTGACGAAGCGCAGCCGGAGCAGGCGCGCGTAGAGCGGACGGTACCGCTCCTCGTCGGCGGGGATCGTGGCCCACGAGCCGCGGGGTGCTCCGCTCACCGGGCGCCACCCTGCCGGGCGGCGGCGACCGAGAACACGGCCCGCTCCAGCGCGTACGCGCGGTCGTCCGAGCCGCCCTTGACGGCCGCGTTGCACTCGGCCGCGGCCCGCATCGCCTCGACCAGCCCTTCGGGCGTCCAGCCACGGGCCCGCTGCTGAGCGGACCTGATCTTCCATGCCGGCATGCCGAGGGTGCTCGCCAACTGGAAGGGGTCGCCCCGACCGGCGGCGGCGACCCGGGCCACGGTGCGGACGCCGTCGGCGATCGCGTCGGCGATCGGCACCGGGTCGACCCCCACGTGCAGCGCCCAGCGCAGCGCCTCCAGTGCCGCCGGCACGTCGCCCACCATGGCGGCGTCGGCGACGGTGAAGCCGGTCACCTCGACCCGCCCCCGGTAGTAGCGGGCGACCGTGTCGGCGCCGATGCGCCCGTCGGTGTCGGCCATCAGCTGGGAGCAGGCGGCGGCCAGCTCGCGCAGGTCGTTGCCGACCGCCGCGATGAGCGTCTCGGCCGCGTCGTCGGTGCACTTCCCGCCAGCCCGGCGGATCTCGTCCCGGACGAAGGCCACCCGGTCGCGGTGCCCCTTGAGCTTTGCCGCCGGCACCACCGTCGCCCCGGCCGCCTTCAGCCCGTCGGCGAACGCCTTGCCCTTGGCCCCGCCGAGGTGCAGCACGATCAGCTGCACGTCCGGGTCGGGATTCTTCGCGTACGCCAGCAGGGCCGCCACCAGGTCCTTGCGGGCGTCCTGGCCGGCGCGCAGCACCAGCACCCGTCGCCCGCCGAAGAGGGACGGGCTGAGCATCTCGGCGATCTCGCCGACGACGAGGGCGCCGGCCTGGTATTCGCGGACGTCCACGTCGGGGTCGACGCTGCGGGCCTTCACGACGGCTTCGGTGACCGCGCGCGTGGCGAGCAGCTCCTCGTCGCCGAGGACGAGCAGAATAGGAGCGAAGCTGGCGGCGGTCACGCCGCCCATATTCGCACGGCCGGCGGCCGGATCCAGTCTGCTCGTCCGCACTCCGGTTGCGGAGCCCGCACTCAGCGCAAATCCAGACATTTACCTCAGTGCACCGCTAAAGCGAATAATCGGCGTCGATTCCTACCGTTGTCGGCCCGGCGGCGTGCCTCGTGTCGCCACCCCCAGGCCGGCCCGGCCGAGCACCGCCGCCACGTCCCCCTCCGTGTCGGTACGCAGCACCCGCGCCCCGCCCCGGGCCAGCCGCCCGAGCACCGCCGGATTGGGGTGCCCGTAGGTGTTGCCCGTCCCCACCGGCACCAGGGCCACCACGGGACGCACCGCGTCCAGGAAGGCCGGGTCCTGGTAGGCCGACCCGTGGTGCGCGACCTTCAGCACCTCGGCCCGCAGGCCGCCCGGCGAGCTGTCGTCCAGCAGCGCCCGCTGCTCCTCGGTCTCAGCGTCCCCGGCGAGCAGGATCCGTACGCCGGAGACGGTGGCGAGCAGCATCAGCGAGTTGTTGTTGGGATCCGACCGGGTGCCGCGCATCGGGCGGGGCGGGCCGATGACGGTGAACTCGACGCCACCCTCCCGGTACCGCCACCCGGCCGCGCCCGCCACCACGTCGACGGAGTGCGCCGCGGCCTCGGCGAGGACCAGTTCCCGCCCGGCGGCGGGCTCGGACCACTGCGGGGTGAGCACGGCACCCACCGGTCGACCCCGGAACACGCCCGCCACGCCGCCGGTGTGGTCGACGTGGAAGTGGCTGACCACCAGCAGCGCGACCTCCCGTACGCCCAGCCGACGCAGGCAGCCGTCCGCCGCCCCCGGGTCCGGCCCGGCGTCGACCACCACCGCCCGGCCGGCCGCCACCGGCAGCACGACGGTGTCGCCCTGGCCGACCGCGCAGGCGGCGACCACCCAGCCCGCCGGGGGCCAGCCGGGGGCGGCCAGCCGTACGGGCAGCGTGCCGACCACGACGGCGACGACGACCACCGCCACCAGCCGGCGGACGACCGGGTGCCGGGTGGCCACCAGCAGCGCGACGGTCAGCCCGGTCAGCAGCAGGGCCCCCGGCACCCCGCCCGGCCACGGCAGCGTGCCCGCCGGCAGCCGCGCGCCGTGCCGCGCCACCATGACCAGCCACCAGGCCGGCCAGCTGGCCAGCCACGCGACGAAC is drawn from Micromonospora sp. NBC_01740 and contains these coding sequences:
- the holA gene encoding DNA polymerase III subunit delta, with the translated sequence MGGVTAASFAPILLVLGDEELLATRAVTEAVVKARSVDPDVDVREYQAGALVVGEIAEMLSPSLFGGRRVLVLRAGQDARKDLVAALLAYAKNPDPDVQLIVLHLGGAKGKAFADGLKAAGATVVPAAKLKGHRDRVAFVRDEIRRAGGKCTDDAAETLIAAVGNDLRELAAACSQLMADTDGRIGADTVARYYRGRVEVTGFTVADAAMVGDVPAALEALRWALHVGVDPVPIADAIADGVRTVARVAAAGRGDPFQLASTLGMPAWKIRSAQQRARGWTPEGLVEAMRAAAECNAAVKGGSDDRAYALERAVFSVAAARQGGAR